The Tenacibaculum jejuense genome includes a window with the following:
- a CDS encoding thiol-disulfide oxidoreductase DCC family protein produces the protein MNDFPKEKQIILFDGVCNLCNDFVLKVIKYDKKNNFLFTSLQSKTGEEILAHLNIDTTKIDSIILFEPTSTYYIKSSAALKIMNSFGSVWKLTYFFWLIPKPLRNLAYDFIAKNRYRWFGKKEQCMIPTPELTSKFLN, from the coding sequence ATGAATGATTTCCCTAAAGAGAAACAAATCATATTATTTGACGGTGTTTGCAATTTATGTAATGATTTTGTGTTAAAGGTTATTAAATATGATAAGAAAAATAACTTTTTATTTACGTCTTTACAATCGAAAACTGGAGAAGAAATACTTGCACATTTAAACATTGATACAACTAAAATAGATTCTATTATTTTATTTGAACCCACTTCAACCTATTACATTAAATCCTCAGCAGCATTAAAAATTATGAATTCCTTCGGAAGTGTTTGGAAATTAACTTATTTTTTCTGGTTAATTCCAAAACCTTTACGTAATCTTGCCTACGATTTTATAGCCAAAAATCGTTACAGGTGGTTTGGTAAAAAAGAACAGTGTATGATACCAACCCCAGAATTAACATCGAAATTTTTAAATTAA
- a CDS encoding HAD family hydrolase, with translation MVQDLKCVIFDMDGVIIDSEELHKKAYYQVFESLGLEVSNSLYTSFTGSSTLNAFQKLVAHFNLNEQPEQLVLNKRKRYVDFFETDPNLKLIDGVEDLIKYFYNRGYVLVLASSSAMVNINRVFDRFNLQQYFKAKISGADLKASKPHPEIFEKAVHLGGYNKGECIVIEDSDNGIKAANDAGVFVVGYNNPVVTNQTLENADMIISDYKELIELF, from the coding sequence ATGGTACAAGATTTAAAATGTGTGATTTTTGATATGGATGGTGTCATAATAGATTCGGAAGAACTACATAAAAAAGCTTATTATCAAGTTTTTGAATCTTTAGGACTAGAGGTTAGCAATTCACTGTACACATCTTTTACAGGTTCGTCTACTCTAAATGCTTTTCAAAAATTAGTTGCACATTTTAATTTGAATGAACAACCTGAACAGTTAGTTTTAAACAAAAGAAAACGATACGTAGATTTTTTTGAAACTGATCCAAATTTAAAATTAATAGATGGCGTTGAAGATTTAATTAAATACTTTTATAACAGAGGATATGTTTTGGTTTTAGCATCTTCTTCTGCTATGGTAAATATTAATAGAGTGTTTGATAGATTTAATCTTCAACAATATTTTAAAGCCAAAATTAGTGGTGCTGACTTAAAAGCTTCTAAACCACATCCTGAGATATTTGAAAAAGCTGTACATTTGGGTGGTTATAATAAGGGGGAATGTATTGTAATCGAAGATTCTGATAACGGTATTAAAGCGGCAAATGATGCTGGTGTATTTGTTGTGGGATATAATAATCCTGTAGTTACAAATCAAACTTTAGAAAATGCTGATATGATTATCTCTGATTACAAGGAATTAATTGAGTTATTTTAA
- a CDS encoding SMI1/KNR4 family protein, whose translation MKATSLKAFFITLVFILSFGGLSIYISKKSKSNAEKKNVAEKLQMVKRVRDQIDSVTLDSKTEDDTMEQIIKLLDDYEKHQKIGGKLTHFDIQEIEQRLDLIFPQSYVTFLEYFGNGGSIYDNKILNVKKPLFLSEYLENTDRKVEDEDGLQINTNSILCLTSEDSKKGVWCWLTEDDSNNTGEWPIAYFNKEEKKLYYGVNNFNEWLDLLLTQRSEISTLASNDSTSIE comes from the coding sequence ATGAAAGCAACGTCATTAAAAGCGTTTTTTATTACGCTTGTATTTATATTATCGTTTGGAGGCTTATCTATATACATATCTAAAAAGTCGAAATCTAATGCGGAGAAGAAAAATGTAGCAGAAAAACTTCAAATGGTAAAAAGAGTTAGAGACCAGATAGATTCGGTTACATTAGATAGTAAAACTGAAGATGATACCATGGAGCAAATTATAAAATTGCTTGATGATTATGAAAAACATCAGAAAATTGGAGGGAAACTTACACATTTTGATATCCAAGAAATAGAACAACGTTTGGATTTGATTTTCCCACAATCTTATGTTACTTTTTTGGAATATTTCGGTAATGGTGGATCTATTTATGACAATAAAATCCTTAATGTCAAAAAGCCTTTATTTTTATCCGAATACTTAGAAAATACAGATCGAAAAGTTGAAGATGAAGATGGATTACAAATCAATACAAACTCTATTTTATGTCTAACTTCTGAAGACTCAAAAAAAGGCGTTTGGTGTTGGTTAACTGAAGACGATAGCAATAACACAGGTGAATGGCCAATAGCTTATTTCAATAAAGAAGAAAAAAAGTTATACTACGGAGTTAATAATTTTAATGAATGGTTAGATTTACTTTTAACTCAGAGATCTGAGATTTCAACTCTTGCAAGTAATGACTCAACCTCTATTGAATAA
- a CDS encoding flavohemoglobin expression-modulating QEGLA motif protein, translating to MDTSVKAQRLLDIDKQIDTLVKKIELLRYVNPVNIEEEKQKFFASKYLTDPDFKYPERDFDKFKLHSQFFALELEAIEDERVRNLYEEIIYFYSGLIQCIETIGEGKKFYYNSLRSFGSPTEADVENAKFILHFEDDTDNNPIFQPKYSPSEAEAIFKTYGEKYDFDFNIKHSSKMSAIAMVLNSTKSLVINSNHTYSENEMAILTNHEIGVHMVTTMNGLEHDLKVFSHGFPNNEETQEGLAVFSEYMSGNLTIKRLKELAYRVLAVNGLAKGYSFSKTFRLLHNTYDLNREAAFYITLRAYRGGGFTKDYLYLTGLKKIYNYYKEGKDLGVLLTGKVTLEFADDIKYLIDQGYAVPPKFITDSYAMNGNSNRTINFILDNLK from the coding sequence ATGGATACTTCTGTAAAAGCACAAAGACTATTAGATATAGACAAGCAAATTGATACGCTTGTTAAGAAAATTGAATTATTGAGATATGTAAATCCTGTTAATATAGAAGAGGAAAAACAAAAGTTTTTTGCTTCAAAATATTTAACAGATCCAGATTTTAAATATCCAGAAAGAGATTTCGATAAATTTAAATTGCATAGTCAGTTTTTTGCTTTAGAATTAGAAGCAATAGAAGATGAGAGGGTTAGAAACTTATATGAAGAAATCATTTATTTCTATTCAGGATTAATTCAATGTATAGAAACTATTGGAGAAGGGAAGAAGTTTTACTACAATAGTTTACGATCTTTTGGTTCTCCTACAGAAGCCGATGTAGAGAACGCAAAATTTATTCTTCATTTTGAGGATGATACAGATAATAATCCTATTTTTCAGCCAAAATATTCACCATCTGAAGCCGAGGCAATTTTCAAAACTTATGGGGAGAAGTACGACTTTGATTTCAATATCAAACATTCTTCAAAAATGAGTGCTATAGCTATGGTGTTAAATAGTACCAAAAGTTTAGTTATAAACAGTAATCATACGTATTCAGAAAATGAAATGGCCATTTTAACCAATCATGAAATTGGAGTTCATATGGTAACTACAATGAATGGTTTGGAACATGATTTAAAAGTTTTTTCTCATGGGTTTCCTAATAACGAAGAAACTCAAGAAGGGTTAGCCGTTTTTAGTGAATATATGTCTGGAAATCTAACTATAAAACGGTTGAAAGAATTAGCATACCGAGTTTTAGCTGTAAATGGTTTAGCTAAGGGATATTCATTTTCTAAGACATTTAGATTACTTCACAATACTTACGATTTAAATAGAGAAGCAGCTTTCTATATAACATTAAGAGCCTACAGAGGAGGAGGTTTTACAAAAGATTATTTATATCTAACTGGTTTAAAGAAAATATATAATTATTATAAAGAAGGGAAAGATTTAGGAGTATTACTCACTGGAAAAGTGACACTAGAATTTGCAGATGATATTAAATATTTGATAGATCAAGGTTATGCTGTACCACCAAAATTTATTACAGATTCTTATGCTATGAATGGTAATTCAAATAGAACAATAAACTTTATTCTAGATAATTTAAAGTAG
- a CDS encoding N-formylglutamate amidohydrolase, which produces MERLSVQEIIHKITSEEVFEAVSNEYSFTVKIDDYVPYVCGAVHDGHQFRKELWSNCLHTEYDRWYEEDPCTKQMIASHPIVIAGLDSRFEYDLNRAPDNAIYEDAWGKQLWKTPLPSEQKSKSLQKHSAFYEVVHALIHKIEEKFGLCIVYDMHSYNWQRWDREVPTWNLGTSNVDQIRFKQEIESWRAILEKMPLPKGIKSTSKINDTFQGNGYFLKYITQNFKNTLVLATEIAKVYCDELNQVIYPEVVQAVKVYLDVMLKEHAETFYAKHKS; this is translated from the coding sequence ATGGAGAGATTATCAGTTCAAGAAATTATTCATAAAATTACTTCTGAAGAGGTTTTTGAAGCTGTTTCAAATGAGTATTCTTTCACTGTAAAAATTGATGATTATGTACCATATGTTTGTGGAGCTGTACATGATGGACATCAATTTAGGAAAGAATTGTGGAGTAATTGTTTGCATACTGAATACGATCGTTGGTATGAAGAAGATCCTTGTACAAAACAAATGATAGCATCTCATCCAATTGTAATTGCAGGTTTAGATTCTCGATTCGAATATGATTTAAATAGAGCTCCAGATAATGCGATATATGAAGATGCTTGGGGAAAACAACTTTGGAAAACTCCTTTACCATCTGAACAAAAAAGTAAAAGTTTACAAAAACATTCGGCATTTTATGAAGTTGTTCATGCCTTAATACATAAAATAGAAGAGAAATTCGGATTGTGTATTGTTTATGATATGCATAGTTATAATTGGCAACGTTGGGATAGAGAAGTGCCAACTTGGAATTTAGGTACATCTAATGTTGATCAAATTCGTTTTAAACAAGAAATAGAAAGTTGGCGAGCAATTTTAGAAAAAATGCCTTTGCCAAAAGGAATAAAATCTACTTCAAAAATTAATGATACTTTTCAAGGAAATGGGTATTTCTTAAAATATATCACTCAAAATTTTAAAAATACTTTGGTTCTGGCAACTGAAATCGCTAAGGTTTATTGCGATGAACTCAATCAAGTTATATATCCTGAAGTTGTACAAGCTGTAAAAGTTTATTTAGATGTAATGTTAAAAGAACATGCAGAAACTTTTTATGCAAAACATAAATCTTAA
- a CDS encoding sulfurtransferase: MMLKVDKSIVSVQWLHENIDNNDLIIFDATIPKVTSNTVSNTKKEIIPNAIFFDLKGVFLDKDGKFPNTFPETSYFEEKVQEIGVNKNSCIVVYDDLGIYSSARVWFLFKTFGFNNIAVLDGGLPEWKNQNLPVVEEFVTKLNKGNFKAEFQSEKVTFTKDVLSNIEKQNYCLADARSKERFYAEVKEPREGLRGGHIPGSCSLPHTELKENGKMKTMSELKAIFKAINPTDKSYMFSCGTGITACILALGLELTGQDNYTIYDGSWTEWGSTLNLPIEK; this comes from the coding sequence ATGATGTTAAAAGTTGATAAATCTATAGTTTCGGTACAATGGCTTCATGAAAATATAGATAACAATGATTTAATTATTTTTGATGCAACCATACCTAAGGTAACTTCAAATACAGTTTCTAATACTAAAAAAGAAATTATTCCAAACGCAATTTTCTTTGATTTAAAAGGAGTGTTTTTAGATAAAGATGGTAAATTTCCTAATACTTTTCCAGAAACATCATATTTTGAAGAAAAAGTGCAAGAAATAGGAGTGAACAAAAATAGTTGTATCGTAGTTTACGATGATTTAGGAATTTATTCTTCAGCAAGGGTTTGGTTTTTATTTAAAACTTTTGGTTTTAATAATATTGCTGTTTTAGATGGTGGACTCCCTGAATGGAAAAACCAAAACTTACCTGTGGTAGAAGAGTTTGTTACTAAACTAAATAAAGGAAACTTTAAAGCTGAATTTCAAAGTGAAAAAGTAACATTTACTAAAGATGTTTTATCGAACATTGAAAAGCAAAATTATTGTTTAGCAGATGCTAGATCCAAGGAGCGTTTTTATGCAGAAGTAAAAGAGCCACGAGAAGGATTACGAGGAGGACATATTCCAGGTTCATGTAGTTTACCACATACAGAATTAAAAGAAAATGGGAAGATGAAAACTATGAGTGAATTGAAGGCTATTTTTAAAGCTATAAATCCTACAGATAAATCATATATGTTTTCTTGTGGAACAGGAATTACAGCTTGTATTCTTGCTTTAGGATTAGAATTAACAGGACAGGATAATTACACAATTTATGATGGTTCTTGGACCGAATGGGGAAGTACCCTAAACTTACCAATTGAAAAATAA
- the gshB gene encoding glutathione synthase, with the protein MNICFLMYPWEEINPEKDSSLTLIHECAKRGHGVAICTPSNLTIRNSVTNAFCTIINRMEKVPSSYKTYYKKATVREEMLPLAGFDAIFMRANPPLDPLMLNFLDSVKDDVFIINSVQGMREANNKLYTAVFEDPNNEIIPVTHVSKNKNYLIKTIEESTSDKMILKPLNGYGGSGVILIEKSAMGNINSLLDFYISKSDGSSDYVILQEYIEGAEKGDVRILMLNGLPIGAMKRIPGDKDHRSNITAGGTVEKHRLTPAEKILCKKIGPKLVKDGLYFVGIDVINGKLVEVNVMSPGGITYINKVSKVRLQEKVIDFLESKVLEKNAAFRRMTDLKRRVEEA; encoded by the coding sequence ATGAATATTTGTTTTTTAATGTACCCTTGGGAAGAAATTAATCCAGAAAAAGATTCTTCTCTAACACTTATTCATGAGTGTGCAAAAAGAGGACATGGAGTAGCTATTTGTACACCATCTAACTTAACAATTCGTAATAGTGTAACGAATGCTTTTTGTACCATTATCAATAGGATGGAAAAAGTTCCATCTTCGTATAAAACATATTATAAGAAAGCAACTGTAAGAGAAGAAATGTTACCTTTAGCTGGGTTTGATGCCATTTTTATGAGAGCAAATCCGCCTTTAGATCCATTAATGCTGAATTTCTTAGATTCTGTAAAAGATGATGTGTTTATCATTAACTCAGTACAAGGGATGCGAGAAGCAAATAATAAGTTATATACAGCGGTTTTTGAGGATCCAAATAACGAGATTATTCCAGTTACTCACGTTTCAAAAAATAAAAACTACCTTATAAAGACTATTGAAGAATCGACTTCAGATAAAATGATTTTAAAACCATTAAATGGTTATGGAGGATCAGGAGTTATTTTAATAGAGAAGTCAGCAATGGGAAATATTAATTCTTTATTAGATTTCTACATCAGTAAAAGTGATGGTTCATCAGATTATGTAATTCTTCAAGAATATATTGAAGGAGCAGAAAAAGGAGATGTTCGTATTTTAATGCTAAACGGATTGCCAATTGGAGCGATGAAAAGAATTCCTGGAGATAAAGATCATCGATCAAATATAACCGCTGGTGGTACCGTAGAAAAGCATCGATTAACGCCAGCAGAAAAGATTTTATGTAAAAAAATTGGTCCGAAGCTAGTAAAAGACGGATTGTATTTTGTTGGAATTGATGTAATCAACGGAAAATTAGTTGAGGTAAATGTTATGAGTCCAGGTGGAATTACATATATCAATAAAGTTTCTAAAGTAAGACTTCAAGAAAAAGTAATAGATTTTTTAGAAAGTAAAGTATTAGAAAAGAATGCAGCTTTCAGAAGAATGACAGACTTAAAGCGTAGAGTAGAAGAAGCTTAA
- a CDS encoding dicarboxylate/amino acid:cation symporter — translation MKKLALHWKILIGMVLGILFGLIMTNVSGGSTFVGNWIKPLGSIFVKLLKLIAVPLIIASLIKGISDLKDISKFKNIGLRTIAIYVGTTVIAITIGLLLVNVVKPGDGISEETIQKLTETYANSGGVQSKIAEATRQKSSGPLQFLVDMVPDNAIAAMSNNKAMLQVIFFAIFLGISMLLIGEKKSEPLKNFFDSLNEVVLKMVDLIMLSAPYAVFALLANVVVSSNDPDLLLALLKYGGTVVFGLFLMIVFYMILVSVFVKKNPLWFLSKISPAQLLAFSTSSSAATLPVTMERVEEHVGVDKEVSSFVLPVGATINMDGTSLYQAVAAVFIAQALSFDLTFADQLTIILTALLASIGSAAVPGAGMVMLVIVLEAVGFPADKLAIGLALIFAVDRPLDMCRTVINVTGDATVSTLVAKSVGKLGDPKPKNWDDHYDEVK, via the coding sequence ATGAAGAAATTAGCACTACACTGGAAGATCTTGATAGGAATGGTTTTGGGGATTCTATTCGGATTAATAATGACAAATGTTAGTGGAGGAAGTACTTTTGTAGGAAATTGGATAAAGCCTTTGGGCTCTATTTTTGTAAAGCTCTTAAAATTGATAGCTGTTCCTTTAATTATTGCTTCATTGATTAAAGGAATTTCTGATTTAAAAGATATTTCGAAGTTTAAAAATATAGGATTAAGAACTATAGCAATATATGTAGGTACTACAGTAATTGCAATTACCATAGGCTTATTATTAGTGAATGTAGTAAAACCAGGAGATGGAATTTCTGAAGAAACTATTCAAAAATTAACAGAAACCTACGCGAATAGTGGAGGAGTTCAATCGAAAATAGCAGAAGCTACTCGTCAAAAGTCAAGTGGACCACTTCAGTTTTTAGTTGACATGGTACCTGACAATGCTATAGCAGCAATGAGTAATAACAAAGCAATGTTACAAGTAATTTTCTTTGCTATTTTCTTAGGTATTTCAATGTTATTGATAGGAGAGAAAAAATCAGAGCCTCTTAAAAATTTCTTTGATTCTTTAAATGAAGTAGTATTAAAAATGGTAGATCTTATAATGTTATCTGCTCCTTATGCTGTTTTTGCATTATTAGCAAATGTAGTTGTTTCTTCAAATGATCCAGATTTATTATTAGCATTGTTGAAATATGGTGGAACTGTTGTTTTTGGATTATTCTTAATGATAGTTTTCTATATGATTTTAGTAAGTGTGTTTGTGAAAAAAAATCCGTTATGGTTTTTAAGTAAAATTTCCCCAGCACAATTACTAGCTTTTTCAACTAGCTCAAGTGCGGCAACTTTACCTGTTACAATGGAACGAGTTGAAGAACATGTAGGAGTAGACAAAGAAGTGTCAAGTTTTGTATTACCAGTTGGAGCAACAATTAATATGGATGGAACTAGTTTGTACCAAGCAGTAGCAGCCGTATTTATTGCACAAGCTTTAAGTTTTGATCTTACTTTTGCAGATCAGTTAACAATAATTTTAACAGCATTATTAGCATCAATTGGTTCTGCAGCTGTACCTGGAGCAGGAATGGTGATGTTGGTAATTGTTTTAGAAGCTGTAGGTTTTCCTGCAGATAAATTAGCTATTGGATTAGCATTAATTTTTGCAGTAGATAGACCGTTAGATATGTGTAGAACAGTTATTAATGTTACAGGAGACGCAACTGTTTCTACTCTAGTAGCAAAATCTGTAGGTAAATTGGGAGATCCTAAGCCAAAAAACTGGGACGATCATTACGATGAAGTAAAATAA
- a CDS encoding DUF937 domain-containing protein: MEGILDLLNSPMGKTIINGVAGSTGQDSSKTGSVLTMALPVLMKAMQRNAATPEGAEGLMGALNKHDGGILDNLGDLFNGGVNNDVVNDGGKILGHVLGAKQQGVEQVIGQKTGMDIGAVGNILKTAAPILMGVLGKQSKQNGLSNSGGIGDLLGGMLGGNSTQQEQSFLEKILDADGDGSVIDDVAGMVLGGSQKNSGGLLGGLLGGLFGKK; the protein is encoded by the coding sequence ATGGAAGGAATTTTAGACTTACTAAATAGCCCAATGGGTAAAACTATTATCAATGGAGTTGCTGGATCTACTGGACAAGATAGCAGTAAAACAGGAAGTGTTTTAACAATGGCTTTACCTGTTTTAATGAAAGCAATGCAACGTAATGCAGCTACACCTGAAGGAGCTGAAGGTTTAATGGGAGCTTTAAATAAGCACGATGGTGGAATATTAGATAACCTTGGTGATTTGTTTAATGGTGGTGTAAACAATGATGTAGTAAATGATGGAGGAAAAATCTTAGGCCATGTTTTAGGAGCTAAACAACAAGGAGTTGAACAAGTTATTGGTCAGAAAACCGGAATGGATATTGGTGCTGTTGGAAATATTTTAAAAACTGCAGCTCCTATTTTAATGGGAGTTTTAGGAAAACAATCTAAACAAAACGGATTAAGTAACTCTGGAGGAATCGGTGACTTATTAGGCGGAATGTTAGGTGGAAACAGCACACAACAAGAGCAAAGCTTTTTAGAAAAAATATTAGACGCTGATGGAGATGGAAGTGTTATAGATGATGTAGCTGGTATGGTATTAGGCGGAAGTCAGAAAAATTCTGGAGGTTTACTTGGCGGACTTTTAGGTGGTTTATTTGGTAAGAAATAA
- a CDS encoding DUF6787 family protein has protein sequence MDKLKERWGLKTTWDVVAVLIVFAINGSFSAWVAKPITNFLGLSPGTLNPWIYYPLRILLIFPIYQTTLPIVGWLFGQFKFFWEFEKKFLSRLGLGFLFKK, from the coding sequence GTGGATAAATTAAAAGAACGTTGGGGACTTAAAACAACTTGGGATGTTGTTGCCGTCTTAATAGTATTTGCCATTAATGGTTCATTTTCTGCTTGGGTTGCTAAACCAATTACTAATTTTCTTGGTTTATCGCCAGGAACATTAAATCCTTGGATTTATTATCCTTTAAGAATACTTTTAATATTCCCTATTTATCAAACTACTTTACCAATAGTTGGCTGGTTATTTGGTCAATTTAAGTTCTTTTGGGAATTTGAAAAGAAATTTTTATCTCGACTAGGTTTAGGTTTCTTATTCAAGAAATAA
- a CDS encoding NUDIX hydrolase has product MDFTYFKNQINAIKNNDLGGTTSQFKLVPEIRIKISEETIKKNNPRKAAVLCLFYPDSEGKTVFLLTKRASYKGTHSAQISFPGGKADEEDKTFADTALRELEEEVGVDRNSVQLIRQISDTYIPPSNFMVTPFIGYLNKKPNYVTNKEVAEIIEVQLDDLLDDSKISSVELDTSYMKKIAVPCFLLNEQVVWGATAMILSEIKDLIKES; this is encoded by the coding sequence ATGGATTTTACATATTTTAAAAATCAAATAAACGCAATAAAAAACAACGATTTAGGAGGTACTACCTCTCAATTTAAATTAGTTCCTGAAATAAGAATTAAAATCTCTGAGGAAACTATAAAAAAAAATAATCCTAGAAAAGCAGCTGTTCTTTGTCTTTTTTACCCAGATTCTGAAGGAAAAACTGTGTTTTTACTTACAAAGAGAGCTAGTTACAAGGGTACACATTCTGCTCAAATTAGTTTTCCCGGAGGAAAAGCAGACGAAGAAGATAAAACTTTTGCCGATACCGCTTTACGAGAATTAGAAGAAGAAGTTGGAGTCGATAGAAATAGTGTACAACTTATTCGACAAATTTCAGACACTTACATTCCACCAAGTAATTTTATGGTAACTCCTTTCATTGGATACTTAAACAAAAAACCGAACTATGTTACCAATAAAGAAGTTGCAGAAATCATTGAAGTACAATTAGATGACTTATTGGATGATTCAAAAATCTCATCGGTTGAGCTAGACACTTCTTACATGAAAAAAATAGCTGTTCCTTGCTTTTTATTAAACGAACAAGTGGTTTGGGGAGCTACAGCCATGATTCTATCTGAAATAAAAGACTTAATAAAAGAATCATGA
- a CDS encoding lysophospholipid acyltransferase family protein, whose amino-acid sequence MPLFKRNPFGHILFVKRLLIQILGIISHGRYRSFNELQIEGSDILRQLPDKNILFISNHQTYFADVAAMIHVFNAALKGRDDNIKNIGYLWKPKLNIYYVAAGETMRSGFLPRVFAYVGSVSVERTWRNAGKDVKRQVKMSDISNIGKALNDGWVITFPQGTTTPFKPIRRGTAHIIKTFKPTVVPIVIDGFRRSFDKKGLMIKKRNVLQSMVIKEPLEIDYENEDVASIVEKIEYAIEQHPSFLKVLTPEQIKEEQEYREKRRFWGPDSGKEEEE is encoded by the coding sequence ATGCCCCTGTTTAAAAGGAATCCTTTTGGTCATATTTTATTTGTAAAACGATTATTAATTCAAATTTTAGGAATTATATCTCATGGTCGATATCGAAGTTTTAATGAATTACAAATAGAAGGATCAGACATACTAAGACAATTACCCGATAAAAACATATTATTCATATCAAACCATCAAACTTATTTTGCTGATGTTGCAGCTATGATTCATGTTTTTAATGCTGCCTTAAAAGGTAGAGATGATAATATTAAGAATATTGGTTACTTGTGGAAACCGAAATTAAATATTTACTACGTAGCTGCTGGAGAAACTATGCGTTCTGGTTTTTTACCTAGAGTTTTTGCTTATGTTGGATCTGTTTCTGTAGAAAGAACATGGAGAAATGCTGGTAAAGATGTTAAAAGACAAGTAAAAATGTCTGATATTTCTAATATTGGAAAAGCATTAAACGATGGCTGGGTAATTACATTCCCACAAGGTACTACAACTCCATTCAAACCAATACGAAGAGGAACTGCACATATCATTAAAACTTTTAAACCAACTGTTGTTCCGATTGTTATTGATGGGTTCAGACGTTCTTTTGATAAAAAAGGATTAATGATTAAAAAAAGAAATGTTCTTCAATCTATGGTGATTAAAGAACCTTTAGAAATTGATTATGAAAACGAAGATGTTGCTAGTATTGTAGAGAAAATCGAATACGCTATAGAACAACACCCTTCTTTCTTAAAAGTTTTAACTCCAGAACAAATAAAAGAAGAACAAGAATATCGAGAAAAAAGACGTTTTTGGGGACCTGATTCTGGTAAAGAGGAAGAAGAATAA
- a CDS encoding M42 family metallopeptidase yields MGENKSILNEKSLDFLERYLNNAAPTGYEWEGQKIWMDYLKPYVDDFITDTYGSAVGVINPDAKYKVVIEGHADEISWYVNYISDKGLIYVIRNGGSDHQIAPSKIVNIHTKNGIVKGVFGWPAIHTRDRGNETPPKPDNIFIDVGCTNKEEVEALGVHVGCVITYPDEFHVLNGDKFVCRALDNRMGGFMIAEVARLLHENKKELPFGLYITNSVQEEIGLRGAEMITQTIKPNVAIVTDVTHDTTTPMIDQKKQGHLEIGKGPVVAYAPAVQQKLRDLIIEGAEENNIPFQRSALSRATGTDTDAFAYSNGGVASALISLPLRYMHTTVEMVHREDVENVIKMIYQALLKIENGEDFSYFK; encoded by the coding sequence ATGGGAGAAAACAAATCTATTTTAAACGAAAAATCACTTGATTTTTTAGAAAGATACTTAAATAACGCCGCTCCTACAGGATACGAGTGGGAAGGTCAGAAAATATGGATGGATTACTTAAAACCATATGTTGATGATTTTATTACCGATACATACGGTAGTGCAGTTGGAGTTATTAATCCGGATGCAAAATATAAAGTAGTTATAGAAGGTCATGCAGATGAAATATCTTGGTATGTAAATTATATTTCAGATAAGGGATTAATTTATGTGATAAGAAATGGAGGAAGTGATCATCAAATTGCACCAAGTAAAATTGTCAATATTCACACTAAAAATGGAATTGTAAAAGGTGTGTTTGGTTGGCCAGCAATCCATACCAGAGATCGCGGAAATGAAACTCCACCAAAACCAGATAACATTTTTATAGATGTTGGATGTACAAACAAAGAAGAAGTTGAAGCTTTAGGTGTTCATGTCGGTTGTGTAATTACATATCCAGATGAATTCCATGTATTAAATGGAGATAAATTCGTTTGTAGAGCTTTAGACAATAGAATGGGTGGTTTTATGATTGCTGAAGTTGCTCGTTTACTTCATGAAAATAAAAAAGAATTACCTTTCGGTTTATATATTACCAACTCAGTTCAAGAAGAAATTGGTTTACGTGGTGCTGAAATGATTACGCAAACTATTAAGCCAAATGTAGCTATCGTAACTGATGTAACTCACGATACTACTACTCCAATGATCGACCAAAAGAAACAAGGTCATTTAGAAATTGGTAAAGGCCCAGTTGTAGCTTATGCTCCAGCTGTACAACAAAAGCTTCGTGATTTAATTATCGAAGGAGCTGAAGAAAACAACATTCCTTTCCAACGTTCTGCTTTATCTAGAGCTACTGGAACAGATACTGATGCTTTTGCTTACAGTAACGGAGGAGTTGCTTCTGCTTTAATTTCTTTACCATTACGATATATGCATACAACCGTAGAAATGGTTCACAGAGAAGATGTAGAGAATGTAATTAAAATGATATATCAAGCTTTATTAAAAATTGAAAACGGAGAAGATTTCTCTTATTTTAAGTAA